The nucleotide sequence tttaacatGTTAATTTGTCCATATGGACATGGTcatgtggttttatttttaatatgttaattatattattcaataatgtatttttttttatattaaagtcATTAAGAGTCATTTTCAATTTCAAGACTTAACATGGTGAAATTCACtttcatgtgtttttccctTGTGATAATATATTCTTCAAAAATCATGGTGAAAGTCATATGATCACATGTATGTTTACTAGCAACGTTTAGTCAGGCATCctaaacaaaacagatttgGTAATCACTGATTTTTGACACACTATGTTGTGAAGTAATATTTCCAACTTAGATAAAACTAAGATAAGCGTCAGTTGTGTTGAGTGCCAGTCAAGTGTTTACTGATTTCCTGTAATTCTGATGATTCATGAATATGGTCTGAATTGATTGcaaatatattttgtaatacCAAACGTCATCTTTTAATAAGTGCATATCCTGCTTTTCTACATATTTCTACATATTTGTATTGCCCAGCTGATAACTTAGAAGCACTTTATTGCAGCAGTTCACTTGTAGAGtgacatataaaaaaaaactgtaaagcaCAAAATGCTGGCAATACCAATTGCTTATTATTGaagttatagttatatatattcaaaaattaattttatgtaGTTTTCCCATTCGGAAATAAAGATGCAAACACATGTGCCTGGAGCTATGAGCTTAATGTTGTTAACAAATAGGGAGTTGTTtaactaatcacacacttaaCTCAAAAATGTTTGGCTGACAATTGTCATTTATATGGCTTAATAACTTCCATATAAAAGATCAtgttatataaattaaattgagGTTCAAATCAATTCTCCATCATATTTTGGGCAGCATGTTCCACCTAAAAGTGAGCTCCAGATTCAAGATGGCTGCAACAGCTGTGTTTGGCTCTTTGTTGCACTTTGCACTCTGTCAGTGACTCATACATCTATTCAgacacaacataaacatgaaTATTGGTGATTGTATAATAGCTGAGCAGTATGAGACAAGCATGTGATGATTTAGTCATCACATTTGTACAACATTTATACAACATTTGCATGGAAACACAGATTATATAGATGACATTGGTAATGTATAAGCAATGTAGAACAGTAAAGTTGTTTGGTAACACATCCAGCTTTGGTATCCAACCTTCAAATTGATCTCTTGAATCTTATAATTCtacaaaatatgtaaaatttaaaaaattacaaataaaaaaaaatacaaaacctttttatataaataactatTCATTCAGCATCTTCAGTACTCATTGTATTCTGATCAGGTTAAGCGTAGATCTGGAGCCTTTCCCAGAAACACCTGAGGGAttggaatacaccctggacgaGATGCCAAGCCATGATCTAACACagtagacacacacatttacactttcaGGCAGTTAGTATCATAGTATTCATTCCACTGGAATTGTAACAAGAGAACTAGAtaacaaacagacacagagagaacatccTGACACTGCTAAACTGCCACTTCTGCTACTACTATGCTGTAAATATGAAGTTAAATGCAAAATTGCAATCATGAACATTTAAAGCCTCACCTGAGATAAGGATCAAGCTTTGAGGCCCTGTGAGGCATCATTGCTACCCACTGTGCCATCTTACTATCATAACATATTAAGCAACCTTCATCTAGATGGCAACTTAGGCTGACTTTGGGTTGTAAAACCAGCAGGTCAGCCTTGTTTATAGACTGCAGAAAGATTTCAGATTTATGGTTCATCAAATAAGGTAATAAAAAGGCAACTAAATTACAGGCTTGGAGGTTTTCAAAGTGGAAGGTTGAGAACAGCAATATTTCCAGATTTCTAGCACTTCAGAAGTAATAATGACCCGCTGGCTTCTCTGGGGTTTTGCATCTTTACAattgatcatcatcaccaaaaccATGGAAGTATAGATTACAAGCAGTACAAATGTCATGCATGAGTCTGAAATGTTAAAATTATCAGCAATCCATTCCAAGCAATCATCATACTTTGACTTATCATATGATTACAAAATTATGCTTCATTCCTCTGTGATAATGCTACTTACAATCAAAGTTAAGATTCCCGAAAAAACTTTAGGTCTCCATGGTGTTTGATTAACaaatcattttattcagtaTATCAAAGTTACTCCTATGTGCTGATAGGTTGTTTGCTTTAAAGACAGGAATTTCCCAATATTTCATCAGAATGACTGTAATTCAGTGTAGGAGACTCACTCATATCAGTGATATCAGTGCTATCAGTTTCGAGTTACTATACAGAGCTATTCATTACTGCAATGTGTTGTTCAATGTGTTGATATAGTATcagttttgtatgtgtgtaaatctgAGGCTTTCATTCAATTATACCAACACTGTAAAAGTTTCCCCTTGTCAACAGCTTAATTGGGATTTGAACATCCCATCACTTTTCACTTTTTAATCGGACAACAGTCTCTAGGGATCGTTCTGAAAAACCTATTGTTGTAAagcaaatgttttgttttaatgaattCCCTGTGACTCTTCAACCAGAAAAAGGTCATGCAATGTTTTAGTACTTGTGTGGATTTTTACTACTATTCaagttctgtttgtgtgtttgtacattCTATTTAACAGGAATTGGACTGGGTGTGGTTGTAAGGGAGTATGCTGCACTCTCCCACCTTGATAAGCAATACTTTGGGTTTCCTGGTGAACTGCTGATGAGAATGTTAAAGCTTGTTATCTTGCCCTTAATCATCTCCAGCATGATAACAGGTAACAATCTATTGTTTATGATATTTAACTCTAAGTTGTATTACTTaaaaagtttgttgttgttgttgttttattggggtggggggtggaggGTGATCTGGAAATCCTGAAAAGGTAATATATCTAACAAGTAATGAAAAATTATAGGAAGTGAGCATCCACTTTTGACAGGCTTTTTACCTTTTCACTCTTCCAAAACAACCCCACCTCCACTCCAGCAATCACTGCCTTATTtagttttggggaaaaaaaggaggccaaacatttttttaagcTGGGGTGGAGCTTATTTCCATGTTGAAAAATATTTAGTAAGATCTGTTGCATTGAAATATTGTGAAACACAGCTTTTACGATGAAGTCTAGAAATAATATTACAAACCACACCTTTAAGAAATCTCAGATGCAACAGAATGCTGTACTGCATAAATGATATCTGTaaatctagatagatagatagacagatagatagatagatagatagatagatagatagatagatagatagatagatagatagatagatagatagatagatagatagatagatagaaagacacaAAGCTTAAATAGGGTAAATGGCATACAAACATAACATGGAACAGGTGAGTGTGATTAAAAGTCTGGTGCTTGAGAGTGTGGGAGTGCTTAGTGGCTACTAGGAATTTGAGTCAGTGGTGGCTATGTCTGATGCACAAGAAGTCACAGGAGCTCGTGACGTTACATGATGCTACATAGTATTTCATATAGTAGcatcacactctgtacagaggcCATGTTTACAGAACAGTATTAGTTTTCCATGAAGAGAGGGAAGGGGAAGAAAACAATTCATCTACATGTAGTCagctatttattataaaagACAGGCACTCACTCCCTTTCATTAAATTATTCACCAGTATGCAAACGTATGTATGCTATTTCCTTTACTCTGCCTTAGAGTGACTATTAACAAATCGTCCACTCAATAGAGCTGCTCTCACTGCGGCAGCTGCTGCTGATGGAGCCCAATTATCAACCTTTATCAGAGTGTACAGGACAAATAGACAGAAAGGACAGAAAGGCCATGAAAAGGCTGCATATCTGGTGAAACCCTAGGTTATTTTTTGAAAATGTGGATAAGATGCTTAAGTAATGATAAACGTTGCAGTGTAGACACTTGTACTGAACATTCATGTAAGACAAGGCTTTTCTGTTCCAAACAAGGTGTGCTGTTTAATACAGTGTTTGTTAATCATTATCACAGTATCACTTTATCCAGAATATAATGTGCtctttaaaacaaataacaaaccATGGTTGTGCTTTGGACCTCCTGATTGTTTCAAAGAGGTTTTCAGATGTGTGGCACAGTGAGTGCTGATGACTCCCATCATTGATTTGGTCAAAATAATGCAGGTCAATTCCAAACAGGTTCATCAGTGTGCTTGCTTTAAACAAGTCACAGTATACAGATCTCACAGAAATAACACACTGTGTGCAAATAAATCTGTATTGTTGCACAATTCTTGCAGGTGTCTAGTCATTTTATCTTAATATTGAGTGATAGCTATTATTTGAAATAGTACTAATAGCACTAGGAATAAAAGACAATAAAGCATTTTGTCTATAGGAGTAGCAGCTCTGGATTCAGAAGTGTCAGGCCGCATTGGACTGCGTGCAGTCATCTACTATTTCTCCACCACGATCATAGCTGTTATTCTTGGTGAGTCAAAGGAACAGTTTTAATGATAATGATGTAGAAAACATTTGTGTTCTACATGAAaacaattcattaaaaaaaaactaatatccCCAACAGGTATAATCTTGGTAACGACTATTAAACCTGGAGTCTCTCAGACAGCAGACAATATTGACCGAGCTGGATCCACTCCAAATGTCACCACAGTTGACACACTGCTGGATCTTGTCAGGTAACTACTTCCTCATTTTTTGATCGTTTGTCACATCTACCCATCTCTATTTACTTTTTCACTTAGTATCATTAACTTTAAAAAAGCAGACACCGATTGCACTTTGTAACatgatttttgttcctgggtagtcagtgacattttccaattactcttgatggaaaatgattaaaaaaaatagccattaagccccttgaggtttgggtttgggctttaAAATTAGCCCAATACctaacccaaactttcatggctaagatgggttttttctctttatttgggttacaaagaatggggaaataacacttatttcccaggaacaagaaaaacgtaaaaatttgttacatagtgttataAATGCTCTTTgtaaaaaggagaaaaagtaAAGAGGACTAatagtgtgtttgtatttgatCACATGACCTCTCCCACTTTTTTCTTAAACTCATACGCATACAAAGCAGTCGTGTCCCCAAAATTGTCTAAACATCCTGAAGAGTTCCATAAACTTGAAATTATATTCAAAACCTTATCAATTTCTTATCAATGTTTTCATCAAATATTAATTTTgagtattttgaaaaaaaaaatgttggttAGTAATAAGCCACTGATATGTCAGTAAATCAACAACTATTGTACTAATTATCATTACACAACTTGTTTTTGAgattaacaataacaatattttataacatttctaCTGACAAATCCAATAATAAGTCTGATAATATAAAAGGATAAGAtgacatgttttctttttatactGAAATCTGAAACctactgattatttttctgttgttAGAATATGACCTCCTACTTTAACCTGCTTTATATCATCCTACAGTTCAGGCTATATACAAGTTTGGAACCATTTTCTTTTTATCCTCGGTTATCCAGTTATATttaatcttaaataaaatatgaaatctatATCTTATATGAAAACTCAACTATGgtcctttttatttaattaggaATATGTTTCCAGAGAATCTGGTGCAGGCATGCTTTCAGCAGGTAAATGATATATCtcttgaataaatgaatgaatgaatgaatgaatgaatgaatgaatgaatgaatggattatATAACCATCTATATCTCTCCTTTAGTACAAGACTCAGCGCAAGGAGATTGAACTGCCTGTGTCAAACACCAGCAATATGGTTACAACAACATTCCCACCTTTAACCACCATAATCACAACTGTTGCACAGGTAAAGGAGAAAACAGGCTTTTCCCAAACACAGTTCtagtaaaacaacacagatagAAGACTTAAGGTACAagtgtatatttttttgcacataATATATCTGCCTGTCCGCCTACTTCCAGAACCTGACCAAAGACTACACTATAGTGGGCACATATTCAGATGGCATCAATGTTCTTGGCCtcattgtgttttgtgttgcgTTTGGACTGGTTATTGGCAAAATGGGGGAACGGGGTCGTATCCTACTGGAGTTCTTTGATGCCCTGAATGAGGCCACTATGAGACTGGTCCATATCATTATGTGGTCAGTATTATTTCTTCAATCTTTCATCATATAATATGCAATatagtaatatttaataaatgtgctttttaaattttgagtcctgatgacagtattcttGTTTTTGACTTTATAGTTACATGCCTGTGGGTATCCTGTTCCTGATTGCTGCTAAGATCATTCAAGTAGATGACTGGGATATCTTCAGGAAAATGGGCTTATACATGGTGACTGTGCTTAGTGGGTGAGTATCTGCTGAAATGCTAACGTTCCCTTATTGATTGTCAGTGAAGTGGATTTACTACTGTAGTCACGGTTTCTTTTACGTCCACAATACTGTGTTATATTGGTTGGCCCTGTCCGTGACCAGATAAGAGGCAAGGACTTCTAAAATTGCACAACCTGCGGATACAGTAATAAGACCTTTCAATGAATGTACGCTCCCCTAAATTTCCAATGACATGAATAATGCTGCTGACCCAACAACTGTGAGGAGATTCTGTAGCTGCAGCTAACTGAAGTGGAAAGGAAAGAGGCTAGAGAACTGCTGCCGCTGAGTCATACCAAGAACATTTCGATTCTCACATGGCTGGAGAGAAGATAAATAAAGTGCTATCATGACCTTGTTAAAATTGCGGGGTGTGCTTAAAAGTGAACACTCCTCTCTGATCCATTGTATTACAACTTGCCTTCACTTCACTTAATGATGACCCttctttagatagatagatagatagatagatagatagatagatagatagatagatagatagatagatagatagatagatagatagatagatagatagatagatagatacctacctacctatgcacaataataatatatgcttttatatttctgttttcacAGACTTGCCATCCATGCCATTATTTTCCTACCCCTGATTTACTTCGCCTTTGTAAGAAAGAATCCATTCACATTTGCTCTGGGGATGGCACAGGCGTTGGTAACAGCTCTAATGATCTCCTCAAGGTGAACCTCAGCTTCTAATGTGTTCTACAGTGTCTGACCAGTGTGAAATGTAATTGGTAATCAGAAGTTAAAAGTTAAGGCTGTTGTGTAACTCAGTCAGTTAAGCTGTGGTCATATTACTGTGAGCCTGGTTTGAGTGTATGAGTGACAAATGAAAAGGACTAGGTGGAtcgtgtgtagtgtgtcatCATAATACAATAAATGAACCTATACAGAAGGGTGATCTCtatctgtttttaacactgagTAGATTTttctgtgggggaaaaaattggAATATAATCACtagttttgttctttttaatcACTATATGTATGTCCGTGAAATATTAAAGTCAGCGATATGTATAAGATGGATTATAAACTGTGAAGTGAGATCtagaattattattacattaaatattaaaccttCTTTCTTTTAGCTCTGCGACCTTACCAGTCACCTTCCGATGTGCAGAGGAAAATAATAGGATTGACAAGCGGATCACCCGGTTCGTCCTTCCAGTGGGTGCCACCATTAACATGGACGGTACGGCACTTTATGAGGCAGTGGCGGCCATATTTATTGCCCAGCTAAATGGTCTTGACCTTGATGTGGGACAAATAGTGACAATTAGGTAAGTATAGATTAAAATCCATTCACACCTAAGGTGTATTTtctaaaactgaaaaaaagaattcgAGCTAGAATtctgttaatattttattgGAATTGTAGTGCAACAGTGAttagttttaatcatttatgtCTTGTTATGTCTTCGGAAAACCAGAAGACTCAGCAGTAATTTAATTAATGCTACCTCTGCAGTATTACAGCAACAGTAGCCAGCATCGGAGCAGCTGGAGTTCCTAATGCCGGACTGGTAACCATGGTGATCGTGCTGACAGCAGTGGGCCTTCCTGCCAGTGATGTCACCCTAATTGTGGCTGTTGATTGGCTGATGTGCGTATCTGAATCACTAATCAGattcacattcacatgcatTTGAACAGCTGTCATAGAGCACAACAGTGTTTTTCAGAACTGTATAAATCAGAACAGTAGGCTACACACTATGTGCAGAGAGTGGTAGAAAATACATTAAGGAATAATGTCAGTCTTCCAGGTCAGGGTTATCACTGCCCATTCATTAGGCCACATTCACTTACCATCTATTTTAAATTTCCAATCAGCCaaacatgtggcagcagtacagtgtatatattcatGCAGATGCAAggcaagagcttcagttaatattcacatcaaacatcagaatttggggggaaaaagtcTAATCTCCGTGATTTGGCATGACAGTGCTGCTgccatatgattggctgataatTGCTCAAATGTTCCTAACAAAGTAGAGGGTGAGTAATATATTCAGAAGTGATggattttacaatatttacttATTGTATAGAGTTAGTTTACGTATTTGCATTATATACAGTTGAATCAATAGTTTTAGACGCAGTGTCTGAGAATTTGTCTGGACAAttatgaaacagcctttatttgtcacatatacattacagcacagtgaaattctttcttcgcatatcccatccttggaggttggggtcagagcgcagggtcagccatgatacggcgcccctggagcagagagggttaagggccttgctcaagggcccaacagtggcaacttcaATCTTGTAATCCGGTGTGAATAATACAGTCAGATTTAAAACCTTTAAAGTTACTCAAACACAGATGACTACAAAGCCGGAATTATGGCGACTTGATGTCAGGAAGCTCTTTGGCAGTCTTGTCTCACACAGAACTTGTGCATCCCATGCCCTTTagtgttgagggtgtgtgtgtagggtgttaATTCAGTTTAGGGCTTAGAGGCTGGCATTAGGTGGTTTAATGGACCACATGAATGCCGACCTTTACTAATCCTCAGCTGATGTTGCCATCTGAGGGGGAAATTAGAGCTTAATACTTAGCACTTTGAGATGGAGGGGATACTCAAGTGGCCTGGATTGAAAAGTTAGCATTTTTAAGAAATAGGACACCCCTGAAGCCTACACTTATTAAGAAGAATTAAGCATTGTTAAAAGTTACTATCTATGTGTTTAAGATTCTTTTTCAGCTTGAATCTTGTCATTGTGAAACGTTTATTCTATCCCCATCATTCTTTTATTTAGTGATCGTTTCCGCACCATGGTCAATGTACTGGGGGACGCCTTTGGTGCTGGAATAGTCCAGAAGCTCTCAAAGCGAGAGTTGGAAAGGATGGACCTTACTTCTGATGTCGATGTGGCCAATCCGTTCGCCCTTGAGACCACTCTTGATGATGAAGAGTGCGAGAAGAAGTCCTACGTCAATGGTGGCTTCACTGTGGACAAGAGTGATGCCATTTCTTTCACAGAGACCTCACAGTTTTAGTCCCAAGCCAGTTACGGATGAGTGAATTAAATTACCTCTAGAAGAATTCAGAGGTatagaaaaaatgaaatcagtGCCATTACAAGGGGGGAGGCTCATTCCGGGAGGACACGTTCAAATGCAGACATTATCAATAGCTGTCATTACTGTTCTCTCCCCACATTTGCCCTATTACTGTGCTGAACCTACTACTTACTTTGTGCCAAGTCATTCATGGaattgaggaaaaaatgttgtgAGTGCTTCCAAAATGTGTTGTCCTGTTGCCAAGAGATATGCAAAGgcactttttaaacatttttcttaCCTGCGTTGTggtttttaatggtttaataCTAACAGTTGTTCATGTAAATGCTCAACAATCTGTTCTGCTTTAGAAGTATGTTAAATGTGTGATTTCTACTGTGCCAACAAAGCAgatttgtgtatactgtatgtattgcAACGAAGAGCATGTCCTTAACAAAACTATTATATTTATGACCTGTAGTGTTAAAAAAGCAATATGGTACTGCTCAGCCTTGTAATTGGCTTTTAGCGGGTTGCTTTAAAGCATCTCTCCCTCAAATCATGAATCTTACCATTCTGTCCAAACATTTGCTGTTAAAGGCATAAGCTATGAGCATTGTAGATCACTAACTTGTGCCAAATTGAATGTTTTAGTATGGAGGAAGCTTTTAATCTTTAATGAAGTATTGCATGAAGCAATATGATGAACACCTCAGATGTGGCCTtcaaagaatgaatgaatcctgGATCATTTTGTTTCCCTTCTCAGTAGCTATTTTACAGTGCCATTGTCGCATGATAACGCCATCAATCTGGGAGGATGAAGGCAAATGGACTCCTCTTCCCAAAGCATGCTATAGTCATGGAGCAATGCTGACGTTTCTTAGAAGAATCTCAATGCGAGGAGCCATTCCCATGGTTTTTTTTACGGTTTTCATTTTCCTGGTGTTTAGAAACACAATGAAAAAGCTACTGGGACACTTTGCACAGGTGCAGAGAGAATATAAAGTGTTATTAAAATATTCCCATCAATGTGACTACAGTTGATGTggttatatatgtgtattattgCCAAtcgatttattttgttattaccTGATTTACACATACGACTTTGGATTTGTGAGCCGGGCTGGAAGTGGTAGAGGAAATTGTTGATATAAAATATGGGGAGAATTTACATTGTATAGGCTGTTCAAAGCACATTTTTGTCAGAGTCTCAGTCAATTACAGTCAGTTAGCTTACAGTATAATTCCACATGTTATGTAACTACAgatgaataaaatacaacaaatcTGACTCTGGTTTTTTGCTTCATTGGTTGCTGCATTAGCGCATTTCTTGATTTAATGaaaatcatttataaaatatatagctTCTTTCTATAAATCCTGAACTTGGGAAAAGTCAGAtatttcactttatataatattatttgaCTGAATGATTATAATGCTATCAGGGGCAACAATATTAGATAGTGATGAACAGCTACAGGTCATAGATCATTGCTTATTAATGGCCTTGTAGTCAACATACCAAGAATTTCGCTCTGAATCAGggatctctctgtctctctctctctctgtgtctgccatACACACTGGCTTATTCTACAGGATACAGTTTTAAAGCTTGTTTTATTCactataataaaattataataaacagtGAACAATTGTATAgtgaattaaattattaaaca is from Hemibagrus wyckioides isolate EC202008001 linkage group LG07, SWU_Hwy_1.0, whole genome shotgun sequence and encodes:
- the slc1a1 gene encoding excitatory amino acid transporter 3 encodes the protein MSMDMLAKKERRGRDVKGMLKRNWVLIATIASVLLGIGLGVVVREYAALSHLDKQYFGFPGELLMRMLKLVILPLIISSMITGVAALDSEVSGRIGLRAVIYYFSTTIIAVILGIILVTTIKPGVSQTADNIDRAGSTPNVTTVDTLLDLVRNMFPENLVQACFQQYKTQRKEIELPVSNTSNMVTTTFPPLTTIITTVAQNLTKDYTIVGTYSDGINVLGLIVFCVAFGLVIGKMGERGRILLEFFDALNEATMRLVHIIMCYMPVGILFLIAAKIIQVDDWDIFRKMGLYMVTVLSGLAIHAIIFLPLIYFAFVRKNPFTFALGMAQALVTALMISSSSATLPVTFRCAEENNRIDKRITRFVLPVGATINMDGTALYEAVAAIFIAQLNGLDLDVGQIVTISITATVASIGAAGVPNAGLVTMVIVLTAVGLPASDVTLIVAVDWLIDRFRTMVNVLGDAFGAGIVQKLSKRELERMDLTSDVDVANPFALETTLDDEECEKKSYVNGGFTVDKSDAISFTETSQF